The following nucleotide sequence is from Fibrobacter sp. UWB13.
ACCGCGACGCCATCATGCAGATTCTGATGAACCTCGTCGACAACTCGCTCAAGTTCTCCAAGAACGCCGATTACAAGATGATCAATGTGGAACTGCGCATCAAGGGCACTGACATGTACCTCGCCGTGCGCGACTACGGTCCGGGCATTCCGCCTTCCGAAATGAAGAAAGTTTTCCAGGAATTCTACAGAGTCGAAAACGAAATGACAAGACAGACGAGTGGCACAGGCATCGGACTTTCGATGGTAAAGAAATTGTGCGCTTTATGTAATATGAACATAGAATTGGAAAACGCGAACCCCGGTTTGCGCACAAAAATACACTTCCCAAGTCTGTCCATTTAAGTTTTCATTATGTATTTTTAGGGCGTTCCGTCAGTATGGCGGAAACCCAAAAATCAAAGAGGCGCGGTATGACTCAGGACGATATCATCAAGAATCCGTTGGATTATGATCTTTCCATTGAAACCGTTGGCAAGGGCACGCTTAAGTCCCCGATGAACGGCGTTCCTTTCGTTTCAGAAAACGACAAGGTCAGCCTTACCACTGACGTCAATCTCATCTCTGAATACTTGGCGAAGGGCATCCCGGTACCTTCACTCGAAGTCGCCGGCCCTCGACAGACAATTTTCCACGACCCCGCCTGGACGCGCGCAGGTATCGTGACTTGCGGTGGTCTCTGCCCAGGTCTTAACAACGTGATCAAGGGCCTTGTACAAGTGCTCTGGTTCGACTACGGAGTGAGGAACATCTTCGGTATCCCGTACGGCTACCGTGGCTTGAACCCGAATTACGGTTACTCCCCCATCGTGCTTGACCCGGATGTGGTCGATGCCATTCAGGAAGACGGCGGTACGATTCTCGGTAGCTCCCGCGGCATGCAGGACCCGGCAATCATGGTCGATACGCTCATGCGCTTGAACATCAACGTGCTGTTCTGCATTGGCGGTGACGGTACGCTCCGCGGCGCACATGCTATTGCCGAAGAAGTCAAGAAGCGTAAACAGCCCATCTCGATTATCGGCATCCCGAAGACAATCGATAACGACTTGAACTTGATCGACAGGACGTTCGGTTTTGAAACAGCCGTGCTCAGCGCTACAGACGTGATTACTAGCGCCCACATCGAAGCAAACGGAGCATTCAACGGTCTTGGACTCGTGAAGCTCATGGGTCGTGACTCAGGCTTTATCGCAGCCTACGCATCGCTTGCAACAACAGTTGTGAACATCTGCCTCGTCCCTGAAGTTCCCTTTACGCTGGACGGGCTCTTCAAGGCTCTCGAAAGCCGTTACGCAAGCGGCAAGACTCACGCCGTGATCGCCGTCGCCGAAGGCGCCGGACAGGAACTTTTCAAGAACCAGGAAGAACGCAGGGACGCAAGCGGCAACATCTTGAAGAACGATATCGGTGAATTCCTGACCCACAAGATCAAGGAACACTTCGATAGCGTCGGCAAGGAAATCAACATCAAGTACTTTGACCCGAGCTACACGGTGCGTAGCATCCCGGCGAAGGGTACGGACGCCATTTTCTGCTTCCAGCTTGCAGAAAACGCAGTACATGCAGGCATGGCAGGCAAGACGGACATGGTCGTTGGCAGCATGAACAACGTTTTCTCGCACGTGCCTATCGAATACGCCGTGAGCGAACGCAAGAAAATCAACCCCAACGGCCCCCTTTGGCACGCCGTTCTCGGTATCACGCGCCAGCAGGACTATTTCTCCGGCAAGGGCAAACGCAGCAAGTAATCCTTTAATTAATTTATCACCATGCTCAAAAAAGAAGAAAAAGTCATCATCCGCACAGCCTTGATGGAATACCGCAATCTCTTGTTCAAGACATTCCATGGCACCGACGAAGAAAAGACTCGCATTGCCACGGTGAACAAGTTGCTCCAGAACTGGAAAGTCTAAGCGTATTCATGAGAATTACGCATAACATTGTTTTTGCATTGCTGCTTGCGATTAGTTTCGCAAGTGCAAACGAGCATTTGCACATAGCGGATTCCTGCTATGCAGCACGTGCTTTGCGTGCAAACGGCGACAAGGCCGATGCAAAGAATGCCAAAATAATGAAGGAATCCTACAAGAAGGCGATGGAAGATTCCACCGTTTTAGAGGCTGCGACCGAAGGCTACGTGAAGACGCTGTACTTCTGCTTCAGATTCGTGCAGTTCGACGAGAAGAAGCGCCAGCTCCATTTGGACACGCTGATGGACGCTAGCAAAAGCGCCTACGAGAAGTTCCCTAAGAACAAGGAAATTGCACACGTTTACGCCTCGACGCTTTCGATGTGGGGCTCTGAACGCAATGTATTCTCGTCCATCAAGGAAGGCATTGCAGGTAAAGTCCGCGATGTCGCAACAGCAGCAGAAGACTGGCAGATTCTCGGGCGAGCGCACTTTGTATTGCCTTACGTGCCGCTAATCCTCTCCTGGCCGGACGAGAAGCTTGCAGACAAATACTTGAACATGGCTCTTGAACAAAATCGCAAGGACATTTACAACTACTACTTCCTTGCCGACTTGCGCTACGATCAGGGACGCTATGACGATGCTGTGGAATTTATCGTACAAGGTCTCGATGCAGGCGTGCGCCCCGGCTACATTCTTGAAGACAAGCGCGCCCGCTGGCACTTAAAAGAACTCTGGAAGAAAATCGATTACAAGCACAGGGACAAGCTCTCGCCAAAACACCTTGAAGACGGCGAGAACATCCGAAAAGCCATCGAAGCGCTGAGAGCGAAGAACAAGAAGAAATAATTTCTTATAAACAAAAAAGCGGACTTTAAAAGTCCGTTTTTTTTAATGGTGACCCCGGCACAGAGGCCGGGGTGACAAATGCAAAGCACGAGCGGTCTCCCGTGAGCCACAAGTGCCTCGTATCAACGAGGCATGGTGGCGAGAGTGAGGCGAAGTCGGAGGTTCTACCTCACATAGAGCCGAACGGTCTTATTTTTGAGCCTGAACAGCGGTGAGAGCGATCGTGTAGACGATGTCTTCAACGAGGGCGCCGCGGGAAAGGTCGTTCACCGGCTTGGCCAAGCCCTGGAGCATCGGGCCGATAGCGATCGTGCCGTGAGCAGAGCGCTGCACAGCCTTGTAACCGATGTTACCGGCAGAGAGGTCCGGGAACACGAACACGGTAGCCTTGCCAGCGACCGGGCTGTTCGGGGCCTTGAGGGCACCAACACTCGGAACCGTAGCGGCATCGTACTGGAGCGGGCCATCGATGAGCATTTCCGGGCGGGCAGCCTTAGCAGCGGCAGTAGCAGCCACGACGAGGTCTGCATCCGGGCCCTTGCCCGAATTGATGGTGCTGTAAGAAAGCATGGCAACGCGGCTCGGGAGGCCGAAAGCCTTTGCAGTGTCATCGCACTGGAGAGCGATATCGGCGAGTTCTTCGGCGAGCGGGTTCAGGTTGATAGCGCAGTCACCGTAGATGTAGGTCTTGTCCTTCATGCACATGAAGAACACGGAACTCACTGACTTCACGCCCGGAGCGGTACGGATAATCTGGAGAGCCGGGCGGAGCGTATCAGCGGTAGAGTGGATAGCGCCAGAAACGAGACCATCGACTTCACCGAACTTGAGCATCATCGTAGCGAGCATTACGTTGTCAGAAAGAGCCACGCGTGCAGATTCCGGAGTCATGCCCTTAGCCTTGCGGAGTTCCACGAGAGTCGGCACATACTTTTCAGCAAGTTCTGCGCTCGGTTCGATAATTTCGATGTTAGCCGGGAGCTTCACGCCAACAGACTTTGCAGTAGCTTCGATATCAGCCTTCTTGCCGATGAGGACCGGCACGGCGATGTTGCGTTCGACAGCGAGGCAAGCAGCCTGCACGGTACGCGGTTCAGAACCTTCCGGAAGCACAATGCGCTTCACACACTTGGATGCCTTGGAAAGGAGGCTTGCACGGAACATAGCCTGGCTTACGCGACGTTCAGCAGCCGGAGCGGCGAGGTCGCCAGCAACACACTTTTCACAGCGGAGCAAGCGCTTCGGGCAGAAGAGTTCGGCATCTTCGCCATCGGCAAAAATCTTTGCATCGAGGGCAGAGGCGAGGTCGTCGTTAAACTTGTGAGCAATGACATCGTTCATGCCCGTTGCACCTGCGACGACAACAGCGTCGACATCGTCAAAATCCTGCTTGAGGAAATCGGCGCAAATCTTTTCCATGAGCACGGCAGACTTGCCGGCCTTGATTTCAGCAACGCTATCGGCAGCATTGAAAACTTCGAGCGGCTTATAGACTGTAGCAATGAGGCCCGCCTTGGTAACGGCGTCGACAAGTTCCTGGACTTTGGCTTCCATGTTGGAGGCAGCCGTGGCAACTAGGTAAACACGATTCATTTTAATCTCCAATTTTTGAATTTACGAGTGTAAAGGTAGGATTTTTTTGCCCTGCGGGCAGGGGCTTTTTCTAATAACTATTGACCAACAACTAATGACTAACAGCCAATACGTTTATTTTAGTTTACAACGCCAAAATCTTTCACAAATTAGCGCATTTTCCGATGTAATATTTTCATAAACTCTATTGACAACATAATTTTATTGTTATCTTTGGCGTTGAAAGTGTATGGGAAAACACTGTGGGATAGGGGAATAAATACTTAGGAGTCACGGATGAGGATCAGTGGACTTTTTTACAGGGTTTTGGTGTGTTTGGCGATTTTCAGTGCCTACGCATTTGCGCAGACGGTTGCTGTTGCACACATCATTTACGAGGGCAACGTCTTGTACTATGCCGACAACGAAAGCAATTTCGTGTACAAGGCCGTTGAGAAAAATTCCGATGGCACTTTCACCATCGAATTCACTAACGAGCGCCTTGCTAACGGCAAGAAAGACGTTCGTCGACTACAGTTTGGAGTAGGCTGTAACGGCAACACATGCCATACGGACTTGAGTCCAGACAACAAGCCTCTACTGGGCGAACTTTTCCCGGGGTACAAGGAAAACGTCACAGACGCAGCAAGCATCGTAAAGCAGGAAATCTGGATTGTCATCAACGAAGACAAGACATTGACGATTTCCGACACTAAACCGGTGGTCGCGGTCAAGCCTAAAAAACATATCCGTTTTTTAACGCCGTGGACAAACACAAACGCCATCATGTACCTGAATGATACAGAGAACTACATGAGCGCGGCAGCCTCCCCATACTGCGGTTGGTTCGAAAGCAAGGTTTCCAAGCCATCTAGCAGCGCAAACGTTTATTTCAAACAAACTATTGGCACTATGTTTGTCGGAGCAGACGGTACAACCGAAGACGAATCGACCGTTACGCCCATCAACTTGGATTCAGCCATTGCATTAAGCGATACCATTTGGATTGTCGCTTACCAATACGGTGCTCCAGAAGTTCATACAAAATATCCGGGCGTTCTCGGCGAATGCCTCCCGAAGATTCTCCCGGTGATGATGTTCGACTGGTACGACGGTTCCATGAATTCCGACGGTTCCAAGAACGGGCTCAACTACGGTGAAGGCGGCGCAGGCCGCACAGGCTTTGATGTCCGCGGTGTACCGATGTTCGGTAACGGAACAAGCCAGGACTTCGGTCAGGGCGGTTGCGAAGGTTCTCCGATGACAGGCATGGTCGAAAAACAGCTCGGCATCAATGGCGTTCCCGTGATGGCAAAGAACTTCCCGAGCGGCTGTAAGAACTCTTCTCATCTGAATAGCTGGTTCCTCCCTGAAGTTATTTACAATGACGGCGTAAACACCTATACGAACGTCACGTGCCGCGACCTGGAACTCACTCTTACCGATGACGGTTTCTGGCTTGGACAAAAGGACGACGAAAGCCCGGAACACGGACTCTTCTTGCTCGATGACTTCCGCTGGCTCGACAGCGCACATACGATTGAAAACCCCCATTACGATTCCATCAGCGGTGGCAATGACATTCCGGGTTACCACAACTACGGTTTCGCCATGAAGATCCAGGCTGAATTTGTCTATGTCAAGGGACAGTACTTTGAATTCAACGGCGACGATGACGTGTGGGTGTTTATCAACAACAAGCTCGTGGTCGATATTGGCGGACAGCACAAGAAAGTCAAGAGATCCGTAAATCTCGACGATCTTGGACTCACGCCGGGTGAAACTTATCCGTTCCATATTTTCTATGCCGAACGCAAGCGCACGCAATCGAACTTCATGATGAGAACGTCCATCGACTTGAAGGTGGAATCCAGCATGCTCCTCACGGACCATTCGTCGGACTCAACACTCATCAAGAAAGAAGTCTGGCAGAACATCCGCGAAAAGACTCTCGCCTGCGACTTCTCCGCAAACTCCGAAACCAAGCGCACGGAACGCGGACCTTCGAACTTTACGCTGTTCGGAAAGAGCCTCCCGATGACGGGTGTTGCCTTGAGCAAGCTCGATACTGCTTACTATAGCGGCATCACGATTACGAACGATTTCACGATGCTCACGATCAATACAAAGAATATTTCCCGCATGCAGACATTGCCGCCGGGAACCTATTACGTCCGTGTATCGCTCAAGAACAACCCGAAGGAATATAAGGATGTGTACTTCACCATCCCGCCGACGGAACTGCCGAACATCGCCTTTGCAAACATCATCGACTCGAGCTACTGCTTCATTGCAGACGTCATCAAACAGGACACGCTCTGCGTCGACAAGTACTGGAAACCACTCGGAAACGAAGTCAGCCGCGATATCAATAGCGACACGCTCCCCATCAACTTGAACAAGGCAGAAAAGCTCTGGGCAGGCCGCATCTACCCCATCAACGTCTCTTACGTCGAAGAATGGGCATCAAGCTATAGCGGCATTGCGGCATTAGTCTCGACATCCGACCCGAAGCTCATCCCGTGCGATTCCCTCGGCAATCCGCTCCCGAACAATGAATTCACGCTCATGGACGGCAAGAGCATGTTCTTCGTGAAGGCAACAGGCGCGATAGTCAACGGAACCTTGACCGTTTCTACCGCAGCGGCAAAGAACAAGAGCATCAACTGGACAAACATCAACATTGCCGAACCGCCTGTTCCGCAAATCGAAACCGCCTACATCTACGATAGAAATGGCGACGGTCGCGGCGACAGCATCTGGGTCAGCTTCAACAAGCCGCTGGGCGGAAACAGCGTGCTCAACGCTATCTCGTTCACGTTCGGCCTCACGCACTACGAACAGGCTCCTGTAAAATACACCGAAGGCGCCCGCGAACTTTCTTTTGTCGCTGATGGCGACGGATTTGGACCTTCCATTTCAACAGGTGGCGCAACGGAACCGTATTCCGGCAAGATTACCGCCCAGTACACCTACACTAACCCCGAAGACCATACAGTCTCGAATTTCGCAGTGGACGGTCTTCTCGGCGACAAGATTGGACCTATCATCATGGCGGCAGAAATCGCCTATACCAATGACGGTAAGACCCAGCTCACGCTCACATTCAGCGAAGGCCTCAGCTCCTTGGGCGCAAGCTCCAACCTGTTCGGCTACCGCAGCTACGGCAGCGGCTCGTTGTCCACAATCGTGAAAGAAGCCGAATATGTAGCAGCGATCCCGGCAAACCGCTGGAAGCTCATTTTCTCCAAGAAAGCCTCTAGCGACATCATCCCCATCGTCGGCGACTCCATCCGCATCAGGCCTCCCTCCGAAGGCGGACTTGCCGTTGATCTCATGGACAATCCGGCTCACGACAAGAATCCGTGGGTACGCATTACCGGCGAACAGCGCATTACCGTGACAAGCCCGACGGTCGTCACCATGGACAAGAATTCGCCCAACTTCGAAAAGACTAGGGAAATTGTCAACAGCAAAAAGCCGACAGTTCCCATCATCGTCAAGAGCGACAGACCCCTTACCGCAAACCAGGTTGGCGAAATCTACGGCACCCAGGGTCATTATCTCGGCGACATGAACATGTCTGAACTCGTCGAAAACGAAATTAGCGAAATTGTGAAGGTCGTAAAGGCTCAAACCATGTACGAAGACAAGACTGCCGCCCAAAACGGCACACCGTCTACCCCCGTATCGCTGGAAACAATCATTTCCATGCTGGACAGAGGCGATATTTCGTACAAGGAAGCCAAGAGCAGGTTCGGCTTAAGCGACGTCATCATCAACGCCCACAGCAACGGGCTTTTGAACAAGGACAACCTGCACAACTACATGCACGGTACCGATGAAGACGTCAAGACGATCGCCGAATCCATGGCAGACAAGACAGAACTCAGCTACAAGACTATCTATTATACCAGTCTCGGGCATTTCGTCAACAACGACGAAGGAAGAATCGCCTGCAACGACGATATCTTCAAGACGGATGGGGCCGTCAACTGCCTCGGAAACGAAGGACACCTGTTCCTCGCCTGGAACTCCCGCGACAAGAAAGAGCGCCTCGTAGGTACTGGCGTTTACATCGCCCGCCTCGAAATCCGCCTTATCGTGAACGGCAAACGCATCACCAAGCGTACGCAGGACTTCCTCTGGGGCGTCCGCCACGGCAGAATGACAATATTCGATATCGAATTTAGATAGTAAAATCCAAAAATCGGAACTTTTTTCCCTAGTCACCCGCTCCCAGAGCGGGTGTTGCTGTTTTCGCAATTTATTTTACAAATAGGCAAAAAAAAATTGATAAATATCACAATATTGAATGTATTTTCTATTAGGGTAACATCTTCCGGGAGTTGTGGATGCGGTGTAAAAATATTGTCTCAAGTTTAATTTTCGTACTCTTATGGGCAGCTATTCCGTCGATAGCGGCCGATTACAACATTACCGTCAAGGATGAAAGATCCAGTTCGCCCGCAAGGCGCATCTACGTCGTTTTGGAAAAAACGGTAGACGGAGTCACCACATCCAGCAACTGCACACAGCTAACAAGCAACGCCGACGGCACCTTCAGCGTCAAGGCAACATTGACCGCCGAAACAGAGCCGAAACTGACCTTTTACACAGGCAGGACTTCCTCCGGCAAATGCAACTCTGACATAGGCAGCATTTCGCCTTTGGCTGGCGCAGAACCCGTGGAAAGCGAATTCACCATTACCATTAGCAGAAACAAGGTCGTTACACAGGCAAACGGCACAAACACCACCGAGCCCTCGACAACCACTCCAGGCAATGACGGCCCAGGCACGCAAACACCCGGCAACGATGGTCCCGGCACACAGACTCCTAACAGACCGACTCAACAGACGAAGTATAAAGTAATCCGCTTCTTTGTCCCCTGGACCAACACGAACGCCATTCTCTATGTCGCAGGTGGTAAATCTGATACGATGTCCACTATCAAGAATTACTGTGGATGGTTCGAATCCAAAGTTACCCCGCCCGAAGGCTCGTTCCAGGTCTACTTCAAGCAGACTCTCGGATCTGAATACGTCACAGACTACCATTACACCTCCAAGACACAACCTATCGATCAAAGCACTTTGCTTTCGCTCGATGCAGCCGCTGCCGAAGCCGATACCATCTGGGTCAAGGCAGGCAAGGAAATCGGGACAGCAACAACTGTTTACACCAAGTACCCGGGCGTTTTAGGCGATTGCCCCACCAAGACTCTCCCTGTGATGATGTTTGACTGGCTCCACGGCTCAAAAGGCGATGGCGACGGAGCAGGCAAAAATGGCGACCCCGCCAACGGTGTGAGTGCAGACTTCGGTTCCAGCGGATGTGCACAGCATACCAAAGGAATGGTTCAAGAATACCTTGGCCCCAATGGCGTACCCGTACCAGCCGATCCCTTCCCTGAAAATTGCAAGATTACAACACATCTCGCTCAATGGTTCTTGCCAGAAGTCATCG
It contains:
- a CDS encoding ATP-dependent 6-phosphofructokinase produces the protein MTQDDIIKNPLDYDLSIETVGKGTLKSPMNGVPFVSENDKVSLTTDVNLISEYLAKGIPVPSLEVAGPRQTIFHDPAWTRAGIVTCGGLCPGLNNVIKGLVQVLWFDYGVRNIFGIPYGYRGLNPNYGYSPIVLDPDVVDAIQEDGGTILGSSRGMQDPAIMVDTLMRLNINVLFCIGGDGTLRGAHAIAEEVKKRKQPISIIGIPKTIDNDLNLIDRTFGFETAVLSATDVITSAHIEANGAFNGLGLVKLMGRDSGFIAAYASLATTVVNICLVPEVPFTLDGLFKALESRYASGKTHAVIAVAEGAGQELFKNQEERRDASGNILKNDIGEFLTHKIKEHFDSVGKEINIKYFDPSYTVRSIPAKGTDAIFCFQLAENAVHAGMAGKTDMVVGSMNNVFSHVPIEYAVSERKKINPNGPLWHAVLGITRQQDYFSGKGKRSK
- the pta gene encoding phosphate acetyltransferase, which encodes MNRVYLVATAASNMEAKVQELVDAVTKAGLIATVYKPLEVFNAADSVAEIKAGKSAVLMEKICADFLKQDFDDVDAVVVAGATGMNDVIAHKFNDDLASALDAKIFADGEDAELFCPKRLLRCEKCVAGDLAAPAAERRVSQAMFRASLLSKASKCVKRIVLPEGSEPRTVQAACLAVERNIAVPVLIGKKADIEATAKSVGVKLPANIEIIEPSAELAEKYVPTLVELRKAKGMTPESARVALSDNVMLATMMLKFGEVDGLVSGAIHSTADTLRPALQIIRTAPGVKSVSSVFFMCMKDKTYIYGDCAINLNPLAEELADIALQCDDTAKAFGLPSRVAMLSYSTINSGKGPDADLVVAATAAAKAARPEMLIDGPLQYDAATVPSVGALKAPNSPVAGKATVFVFPDLSAGNIGYKAVQRSAHGTIAIGPMLQGLAKPVNDLSRGALVEDIVYTIALTAVQAQK
- a CDS encoding fibro-slime domain-containing protein, producing MCLAIFSAYAFAQTVAVAHIIYEGNVLYYADNESNFVYKAVEKNSDGTFTIEFTNERLANGKKDVRRLQFGVGCNGNTCHTDLSPDNKPLLGELFPGYKENVTDAASIVKQEIWIVINEDKTLTISDTKPVVAVKPKKHIRFLTPWTNTNAIMYLNDTENYMSAAASPYCGWFESKVSKPSSSANVYFKQTIGTMFVGADGTTEDESTVTPINLDSAIALSDTIWIVAYQYGAPEVHTKYPGVLGECLPKILPVMMFDWYDGSMNSDGSKNGLNYGEGGAGRTGFDVRGVPMFGNGTSQDFGQGGCEGSPMTGMVEKQLGINGVPVMAKNFPSGCKNSSHLNSWFLPEVIYNDGVNTYTNVTCRDLELTLTDDGFWLGQKDDESPEHGLFLLDDFRWLDSAHTIENPHYDSISGGNDIPGYHNYGFAMKIQAEFVYVKGQYFEFNGDDDVWVFINNKLVVDIGGQHKKVKRSVNLDDLGLTPGETYPFHIFYAERKRTQSNFMMRTSIDLKVESSMLLTDHSSDSTLIKKEVWQNIREKTLACDFSANSETKRTERGPSNFTLFGKSLPMTGVALSKLDTAYYSGITITNDFTMLTINTKNISRMQTLPPGTYYVRVSLKNNPKEYKDVYFTIPPTELPNIAFANIIDSSYCFIADVIKQDTLCVDKYWKPLGNEVSRDINSDTLPINLNKAEKLWAGRIYPINVSYVEEWASSYSGIAALVSTSDPKLIPCDSLGNPLPNNEFTLMDGKSMFFVKATGAIVNGTLTVSTAAAKNKSINWTNINIAEPPVPQIETAYIYDRNGDGRGDSIWVSFNKPLGGNSVLNAISFTFGLTHYEQAPVKYTEGARELSFVADGDGFGPSISTGGATEPYSGKITAQYTYTNPEDHTVSNFAVDGLLGDKIGPIIMAAEIAYTNDGKTQLTLTFSEGLSSLGASSNLFGYRSYGSGSLSTIVKEAEYVAAIPANRWKLIFSKKASSDIIPIVGDSIRIRPPSEGGLAVDLMDNPAHDKNPWVRITGEQRITVTSPTVVTMDKNSPNFEKTREIVNSKKPTVPIIVKSDRPLTANQVGEIYGTQGHYLGDMNMSELVENEISEIVKVVKAQTMYEDKTAAQNGTPSTPVSLETIISMLDRGDISYKEAKSRFGLSDVIINAHSNGLLNKDNLHNYMHGTDEDVKTIAESMADKTELSYKTIYYTSLGHFVNNDEGRIACNDDIFKTDGAVNCLGNEGHLFLAWNSRDKKERLVGTGVYIARLEIRLIVNGKRITKRTQDFLWGVRHGRMTIFDIEFR